The sequence CACAAACAGAAACCCTAGAAACACCCAACAACCAAACACCTATGTTATGTTCATGATCCACACCGCCAAAACACTAACAGACACTACTACGTAGTTTTGAAACATCCCATCACTTTCCAATCTTTCCCCTCAGCTTCACACCAAGAACCCTCTCCATCTTCGCCAACACAGCCTGGTTCGGCACAGCCTTCCCATTCTCATACTCCTGTACCACCTGAGGCCGCTCGTTGATCTGCTTGGCCAGCTCAGCCTGGCTCATCTTCTTCTCCAGCCGCGCCTTCTGTATCAACTGCTTCACCTCCGTCGACACCCGGTCCAGCGCCGCCGGCTCAGCCGCCTCGTCAAGCTTCTTCGCGTTCACAACCGGAGAAGCCTTCTTGTTCGAACCGGCTTCCGCCTTCTTCACGGTCTGCACCGCAGCACCGGTCCGCAACGCCTGGTTCACCGCCTTCCTGTCGCGATCTTGAACCTTGGTCCTGTTCTTGTGAAGCACCACTGGCTCCCAGTCTTGGGTCAGAGCTCCTGGATATCGGCTCGGCATCGTAACAAACTCAGAGAGAGCGACAAAGCAACAGAGAGAGAAATTCCCCAACAAAGAAAACTCAGAGATAAAAAACACACAAGAagagcaaaagagagagagcgaAAAAGACACGCAGAAATTCTGTAACTAAAATAATTGTACAAGGAAGTAGAGAGAGGGGTATGTATATATAGGAGGTGAGGGTCTGGAAAGTTCTCAAGCCTTCTTGATACGGTAATTACTCTTGGTGGTCCATTACGTTAGCTTGCAAAACAAGCCATgaagttaaaattaaatatcTGCTCTTGTTGCTGACGTGTCGTTATTCTATTCCTCCTTGTTGCTGACCTGGACCTTTTTTTTGGGACAACCTGACCTGGACCTTTCTAACTTCTCTCCGTTCCGTAACAAAGGGTAAAAATTTGACTTCCCCGTTTTTCTTGAggtctttaattaattttcctccAGTAGGAATTTGCCACGTAATTGTATAGTGAAATTTCTTTTGGATTAAGCTGATGCTTGCGATCTATGATTGGTTGTTAAGCTGATCTGCTTTGTCACTAAACTTTGAAATTTCCTTTCTCGGTGAAGGGCAATTTTGGATTTTCGCTCTGCAATTGAATCGGACGCTTCAGAAAATGCAATAGAAATCAAACGGTCGATATTTACACTGGAAACTGGAAAGTGAATTAAATAGGTCAAAATCAGTCCACGAATTTTCTGCGCCCAGGTCAAGACACTCGAAGGGGCAAAATTTTGGCGCCAAAATTTCACATTCTAAAATCATTTAGTAATAAATACCACTTCACTTCACTTCACATCCTCTCGCgcgctctttctctctctaaaaatctGAAAATGCAGCGCCAAAAATCTATACTCTCCTTTTTCCAAAAACCCTCGCCGGAAAGCAATGGCTCCGGTGTCGGAAATGAGCTCGGCAAACAGCGTGTTCCGGCGAAGCAAGAGAAACAAAACGGTGTCGCTCTCAATCAGGCTGCGAATGACACTGTTATGGACTCGTCTCTTGAAATCAGAGGAACCGACACACCGCCTGAGAAGGTGCCACGTCAGATATTTCCGGCGATGTCCACCGGAAGCGAGGACGGCAGAGGTTCTTCACTGTTCTCGAGTATTATGCATAAGTTTGTGAAGGTCGATGATAGAAAAAAGGCTACAGAGAGGTACTAATttaatttcttccttttattttattttttttagtttttaaaaatcatttttatttgaatgcTTGTGTGAAAGAGTTTTGCAATTATTTAGATCtattatagtttttatttatttattttttaaataataactaGAACTGGAAATTTTGcacatctctttttttttttttttgaaatactaactactgtttggttggtgagaGAATTTGACAACGAAATAATAATGTGATGGTACATTCCATATTGTTGCTTTGAAAAGATGAAAATCTCAGATTAACTGAGGCATTTCGTTTGTTGAAgctgttaatattttattccaaTTTCACAATAGCCGATTGTGATATAATGGCATTTTTGGAAGTGACTGAATGATGATTTTGGGTATCCAACTTAAAACTTTTGAAGGAATTTGAAGTTGTTAAATTGCATATCTGGTCCTAAACCTTTCACATTTGTTTCAAAATCATCCTTATACTTTCAAATGTTTTTCACTTCATTCTTGATGatttcaaaattgtttaaaaaacaaacaaaattcagGAAACTGGGGTCACTTTGATGACGTGGAGCCTATGAAATGGCATCAATTCCATTTGCCATGTTAGAATTTCCATCTAGCAGATGACAGTAATCAGTAAGGACATTCTGAAATATATTTAAAGTATAAGGATGATTTTGAAACAAATGCCAAAGGTTGAGGACCAAATAtgcaatttacccttttttcccccttaaatTCATTGTTGAATGATATATGTCTTATCCAACCTTATTCTCAAGTCTTGCACAattcttataagttttgaagTTATAGCTTATTGGTGGTTAATGATGCATGTAGATTTATGATTCTATCATAATACAcattattttgcaaatttcatGTGTCGTATGGTC is a genomic window of Quercus lobata isolate SW786 chromosome 2, ValleyOak3.0 Primary Assembly, whole genome shotgun sequence containing:
- the LOC115978419 gene encoding multiprotein-bridging factor 1c translates to MPSRYPGALTQDWEPVVLHKNRTKVQDRDRKAVNQALRTGAAVQTVKKAEAGSNKKASPVVNAKKLDEAAEPAALDRVSTEVKQLIQKARLEKKMSQAELAKQINERPQVVQEYENGKAVPNQAVLAKMERVLGVKLRGKIGK